The following proteins come from a genomic window of Montipora capricornis isolate CH-2021 chromosome 9, ASM3666992v2, whole genome shotgun sequence:
- the LOC138015962 gene encoding zinc finger protein GLI2-like, whose amino-acid sequence MSVKFKNGDQRHSIHDRKDDEKEVLVEVQLDTKCPNTLTIESAVSAAVSEMLDQGDMTSVMTSLASEDSVLHGSSVLNETEAIASSSDLESPPCLSDAPVSTDLLSDSNVIHSTVGLLHQPVVLTSSVLPCVLTHVQGTPEMLTAGLHEQPGQEELLMVKAEGREVLEPCVVFTTSEAMQSSKSSEKLSSSAATDVVVTGHPTGLTYLRQIFDQDQVSSQGQIVSVLPQGMTSPLSPTLPEFHQCKWDNCGEHFLSLDDLVCHVNEYHIRTDASEYSCLWQGCPRNGKGFNARYKMLIHMRTHTGERPHTCTHESCGKSFSRLENLKIHTRSHTGEKPYACPVAGCNKRYSNSSDRYKHTRTHSETKPYHCKVANCFKRYTDPSSLRKHYKTIHGKDLVSEEQE is encoded by the exons ATGtcagttaaatttaaaaatggtGATCAGCGGCATTCCATCCATGACAGGAAGGATGATGAAAAGGAAGTTTTGGTCGAAGTGCAGCTTGATACAAAATGCCCTAATACCTTAACCATAGAATCAGCAGTTTCAGCAGCAGTTTCTGAAATGCTAGACCAGGGAGATATGACCTCTGTCATGACAAGTCTAGCGAGTGAAGACTCAGTTTTGCATGGTTCATCAGTTCTTAACGAAACAGAAGCCATTGCTTCATCAAGCGATTTGGAAAGTCCACCCTGTCTCTCTGATGCACCAGTCTCAACTGATTTATTGTCTGATTCTAACGTGATACACTCAACTGTTGGACTGCTTCACCAGCCAGTTGTCTTGACTTCCTCTGTCTTGCCATGCGTGTTGACACATGTCCAAGGAACACCAGAGATGCTCACTGCAGGATTGCATGAACAACCTGGTCAGGAAGAACTTTTAATGGTCAAAGCTGAAGGTAGAGAGGTTCTCGAGCCTTGTGTTGTG TTTACAACATCAGAGGCAATGCAAAGCAGcaaatcatccgaaaaattaAGTTCATCAGCAGCAACAGATGTAGTTGTCACAGGTCACCCAACTGGGCTGACATACTTGCGGCAGATTTTTGATCAAGACCAAGTCAGTTCCCAAGGTCAAATAGTTTCAGTGTTGCCGCAAGGAATGACATCTCCATTATCACCAACTTTACCTGAATTCCACCAGTGCAAGTGGGATAATTGCGGTGAGCACTTTCTGTCTCTGGATGACCTTGTTTGTCATGTCAATGAATACCACATAAGAACTGATGCTAGTGAATACAGCTGTCTATGGCAGGGGTGTCCACGAAATGGAAAGGGCTTCAATGCCCGGTACAAAATGTTGATTCACATGAGAACACACACCGGGGAGAGACCACACACCTGTACCCATGAGTCTTGTGGGAAAAGCTTTTCAAGgttagaaaacttaaaaattCACACGAGATCACACACAGGAGAGAAGCCATATGCTTGTCCAGTGGCAGGCTGCAATAAACGGTATTCAAATTCAAGTGACAGGTATAAACATACCAGGACACATTCAGAGACCAAACCATATCACTGTAAAGTGGCGAACTGCTTTAAAAGATATACTGATCCAAGTTCATTGAGGAAACATTACAAGACCATCCATGGAAAGGATCTTGTTTCAGAAGAACAAGAATGA